In a single window of the Minwuia thermotolerans genome:
- a CDS encoding DsbA family protein encodes MLRSLCAALALCLVLPFTSEAEDSDPAAGLSRAEIETIVREYLIEHPQVIVEALQKMQEREEMAQAERTRRMIIAHADRLDDPTGRFVAGNPEGDVTIVEFFDYRCGYCKRVMPTLFDEVERDGNVRLVFKEFPVLGDDSVLAARAGIAAAAQGRYRDMHLALMQTRGGLTEAKIMSIAGDLGLDTAELKRQMFSSTTEAEISANYELAQLLGIRGTPGFVIGTEVVPGAISPEQFRQFIDAARKSSG; translated from the coding sequence ATGTTGCGATCCCTCTGCGCGGCGCTCGCGCTGTGCCTCGTCCTGCCCTTCACGTCAGAGGCGGAGGATTCCGATCCTGCCGCCGGCCTGAGCCGGGCCGAGATCGAAACCATCGTCCGCGAATACCTGATCGAACATCCGCAGGTGATCGTGGAAGCCCTGCAGAAGATGCAGGAGCGCGAGGAGATGGCGCAGGCCGAACGGACGCGCCGCATGATCATCGCCCACGCCGACCGGCTGGACGATCCGACGGGGCGCTTCGTCGCCGGCAATCCGGAGGGCGACGTCACCATCGTGGAGTTCTTCGACTACCGCTGCGGCTACTGCAAGCGGGTGATGCCGACGCTGTTCGACGAGGTCGAGCGCGACGGCAATGTCCGCCTGGTGTTCAAAGAGTTCCCGGTGCTGGGTGACGATTCGGTACTGGCGGCCCGTGCCGGCATCGCCGCGGCGGCCCAGGGCCGCTACCGCGACATGCACCTGGCCCTGATGCAGACCCGCGGCGGGCTGACCGAAGCGAAGATCATGTCGATCGCCGGCGATCTGGGCCTCGATACAGCAGAGCTCAAGCGGCAGATGTTCAGTTCCACGACCGAGGCCGAGATTTCCGCCAACTACGAACTGGCGCAGTTGCTGGGCATCCGCGGCACGCCCGGATTCGTCATCGGCACGGAGGTGGTGCCCGGGGCCATCAGCCCCGAGCAGTTCCGTCAGTTCATCGACGCGGCGCGGAAATCGAGCGGCTGA
- a CDS encoding M48 family metalloprotease: MRYSRRIIAAALICMVTLISGPAAAQDRGLALVRDAEIEHILSIYAKPLFQAANLQAGAVKVYLVHDDTINAFVAGGQRIFVFTGLILRTRSPGELIGVMAHETGHIRGGHLSRTRDAIANSQTIAILATLLGGIAAAASGEGNAAGAGILGGQGAGQQMFLSYSRTQESAADQAAIDLMERAGWSPRGLMTFMEVLDQEELMMGLRGNPYMRSHPLGYERIQAVEHMVRNSPIVDKPYPPELVHAHEMIKAKLFGFTKPPAETFREFPVSDNSDPAHYARTVALMRQARTAEALAELQPLLEAEPDNPYFHELRGQILLEGGRVEESLPPLRRAAEATGHGAIKVMLGQALLARKLETTDAEAVEMLEGLVREDPEFPGAWQQLAVAYGRQGEIGKSMLASAEQYYHSGQPKYAREQIDRALRTLKPGTPEHFRAQDLDNAIRALNG; encoded by the coding sequence GTGCGATATTCACGCCGCATCATCGCGGCCGCCCTGATCTGCATGGTCACCCTCATTTCCGGTCCCGCCGCCGCGCAGGACCGCGGCCTCGCCCTCGTGCGCGACGCGGAAATAGAGCATATCCTCTCGATCTACGCCAAGCCGCTGTTCCAGGCCGCGAATCTGCAGGCCGGGGCGGTCAAGGTCTATCTGGTGCACGACGACACCATCAACGCCTTCGTCGCCGGAGGGCAGCGCATCTTCGTCTTCACCGGTCTGATCCTGCGCACGCGCAGTCCCGGCGAGTTGATCGGCGTGATGGCGCACGAGACCGGCCACATCCGCGGCGGACACCTGTCGCGCACCCGCGACGCCATCGCCAATTCGCAGACCATCGCCATCCTGGCGACCCTGCTGGGCGGCATCGCGGCCGCAGCCTCCGGCGAAGGCAACGCCGCCGGGGCCGGCATACTGGGCGGCCAGGGCGCGGGCCAGCAGATGTTCCTCAGCTATTCGCGCACCCAGGAGTCCGCGGCCGACCAGGCCGCGATCGACCTGATGGAGCGGGCCGGCTGGTCGCCGCGCGGGCTGATGACCTTCATGGAAGTCCTCGACCAGGAGGAGCTGATGATGGGTCTGCGGGGCAACCCCTACATGCGCAGCCACCCGCTGGGCTACGAGCGCATCCAGGCCGTCGAGCACATGGTCCGGAACTCCCCGATCGTCGACAAACCCTATCCGCCGGAACTGGTCCACGCCCACGAGATGATCAAGGCGAAGCTGTTCGGCTTCACCAAGCCGCCGGCCGAGACCTTCCGGGAGTTCCCGGTTTCCGACAATTCAGACCCGGCGCACTACGCCCGGACTGTGGCGCTGATGCGCCAGGCGCGCACCGCCGAGGCGCTGGCGGAACTGCAGCCTCTGCTGGAGGCGGAGCCGGACAATCCCTATTTCCACGAGCTGCGCGGGCAGATCCTGCTGGAAGGCGGTCGCGTGGAGGAGAGCCTGCCGCCGCTGCGCCGCGCCGCCGAGGCGACCGGTCACGGCGCGATCAAGGTCATGCTGGGACAGGCCCTGCTTGCCCGCAAGCTCGAGACGACCGATGCGGAAGCGGTAGAGATGCTGGAGGGGCTGGTGCGCGAGGACCCGGAGTTTCCCGGCGCCTGGCAGCAGCTCGCCGTCGCCTATGGCCGCCAGGGCGAAATCGGCAAGTCGATGCTCGCCAGCGCCGAGCAATATTATCACTCCGGTCAGCCGAAATACGCGCGCGAGCAGATCGACCGGGCGCTCAGGACCCTGAAACCCGGCACGCCCGAGCATTTCCGCGCCCAGGACCTCGACAACGCGATCCGGGCGCTCAACGGGTAG
- a CDS encoding pyridoxal phosphate-dependent aminotransferase: protein MKVSKRGAVPPFYVMEVMKAAARREAEGKDVLHLEVGQPSTQAPKGVIEAATTALREERLGYTDALGMPELRTRIARHYRDYYGVRVPAERIAVTTGSSGAFLLSFLACMDAGDRLALAEPGYPAYRNILTSLDVEAVGVPVGPETRFQPTPEILDGVPGRLDALLVATPANPTGTMLGADDLRALIAWCDGRETRLIVDEIYHGITYHGRAVTAAALSDRVIVINSFSKYFSMTGWRLGWMVVPQDLHRSVECLAQNHFISPPAHSQRAAIAAFDCAEELEANVARYRANREVLLRELPKAGFDRLAPADGAFYIYADVAGLTNDSAEFCKRMLAETGVAATPGIDFDPPRGHRYVRFSFAGSTEEMEEAAERLKKWVG, encoded by the coding sequence ATGAAAGTGTCAAAGCGCGGCGCGGTGCCGCCCTTCTACGTGATGGAGGTCATGAAGGCCGCCGCCCGGCGGGAGGCCGAGGGCAAGGACGTGCTGCACCTGGAGGTGGGGCAGCCCTCCACCCAGGCGCCGAAGGGCGTGATCGAGGCGGCGACGACCGCGCTCCGGGAGGAGCGTCTGGGCTACACGGATGCGCTCGGCATGCCGGAGCTGCGCACCCGGATCGCGCGCCACTACCGCGACTATTACGGCGTCCGGGTGCCGGCGGAGCGGATCGCGGTGACCACCGGCTCGTCGGGCGCCTTCCTGCTCTCCTTCCTTGCCTGCATGGACGCCGGCGACCGGCTGGCGCTGGCCGAACCCGGCTATCCCGCCTACCGCAACATCCTGACCTCGCTGGACGTCGAGGCCGTCGGCGTGCCCGTGGGGCCGGAGACGCGCTTTCAGCCGACGCCGGAGATACTGGATGGGGTGCCGGGCCGGCTCGACGCGCTGCTGGTGGCGACGCCGGCCAACCCGACCGGCACGATGCTGGGCGCCGACGATCTGCGCGCCCTGATCGCCTGGTGCGACGGGCGGGAGACGCGGCTGATCGTCGACGAGATCTATCACGGCATCACCTATCACGGCCGGGCCGTGACCGCGGCGGCGCTGTCCGATCGGGTCATCGTCATCAACTCGTTCTCGAAATACTTCTCCATGACCGGCTGGCGGCTGGGCTGGATGGTGGTGCCGCAGGACCTGCACCGCTCCGTCGAGTGCCTGGCGCAGAACCATTTCATCTCGCCGCCGGCGCACTCCCAGAGGGCCGCGATCGCCGCCTTCGATTGCGCCGAAGAACTGGAGGCGAACGTCGCGCGTTACCGCGCCAACCGCGAGGTGCTGCTGCGGGAACTGCCGAAGGCCGGCTTCGACCGGCTCGCGCCGGCAGACGGGGCCTTCTACATCTACGCCGACGTGGCGGGGCTTACCAACGACTCGGCGGAGTTCTGCAAGCGCATGCTGGCCGAGACGGGGGTCGCTGCGACGCCGGGCATCGACTTCGACCCGCCGCGCGGCCACCGCTATGTCCGCTTCTCCTTCGCCGGCTCGACGGAGGAGATGGAGGAAGCGGCCGAGCGGCTGAAGAAATGGGTGGGGTGA
- a CDS encoding aminotransferase class IV → MNENRPMRETDADNPFAKGCGFQDGVYKPIHEVTVSVLDWGFNKSDVTYDVVHVKDGAFFRLGHHLDRFRASMKGLRMSIPYSREEIAEILTECVRKAGLRDAYVAMVTTRGVPAPGTPRKPSLIENRFIAYAVPWVDVISPEIQERGAHLIIARTPRIPSASVDPTIKNYHWGDMIRALFEAEDAGADTAVLLDAEGHVTEGPGFNVFAVIDGVVVSPDRGALEGITRRSVLDLCAELGIPAEIRALTADELREADEVFTSTTAGGVMPCSRVDGRIMGNDRPGPISLKLKEEYWRRHGEGWDTTPVAY, encoded by the coding sequence ATGAACGAGAACCGGCCGATGCGGGAGACGGACGCGGACAACCCCTTCGCGAAGGGCTGCGGCTTCCAGGACGGGGTCTACAAGCCGATCCACGAAGTCACGGTGAGTGTGCTCGACTGGGGCTTCAACAAATCCGACGTCACCTATGACGTGGTGCACGTGAAGGATGGCGCGTTCTTCCGCCTGGGCCATCATCTCGACCGTTTCCGGGCCTCGATGAAGGGGCTGCGCATGTCGATCCCCTACAGCCGGGAGGAAATCGCGGAGATCCTGACCGAGTGCGTCCGCAAGGCGGGGCTGCGCGACGCCTATGTCGCCATGGTCACCACCCGCGGCGTGCCGGCGCCGGGGACGCCGCGCAAGCCGAGTCTGATCGAGAACCGCTTCATCGCCTACGCCGTTCCATGGGTCGACGTGATCTCACCGGAGATCCAGGAGCGTGGCGCGCACCTGATCATCGCCCGGACGCCGCGCATCCCGTCGGCCTCGGTCGATCCGACGATCAAGAACTACCACTGGGGCGACATGATCCGGGCGCTGTTCGAGGCCGAGGACGCCGGCGCCGACACCGCCGTGCTGCTGGACGCGGAAGGCCACGTCACCGAGGGGCCGGGCTTCAACGTCTTCGCCGTGATCGATGGCGTGGTGGTCAGCCCCGACCGCGGCGCGCTGGAAGGGATCACGCGGCGCTCGGTGCTCGATCTCTGCGCCGAGCTCGGCATCCCTGCCGAGATCCGGGCGCTGACGGCGGACGAGCTGCGCGAGGCCGACGAGGTCTTCACCTCGACCACCGCCGGCGGGGTGATGCCCTGCAGCCGCGTCGACGGCCGCATCATGGGCAACGACCGGCCGGGCCCGATCTCGCTGAAGCTGAAGGAAGAATACTGGCGCCGCCACGGCGAGGGCTGGGACACGACGCCGGTGGCGTACTGA
- a CDS encoding SDR family oxidoreductase — protein sequence MGGKVLIAGASGIVGGAAVRHFCSLPGWEVVALSRRAPDYEHSARHLSLDLMDAEACEKAAAERFGDVTHLVYAALYEKEDVIAGWRDPEQMAVNDRMLRNLLGPLEREAKGLRHVSLMQGAKAYGVHVHHLESPAKERWPRDPHDNFYWLQEDYLKERQQAGHGWTWTIWRPHLVTGFSPGSPINMLFAMGAYAAICREEGRQMEFSGGPPFIQQMSDSRLIARGFEWAADNPAAANQHFNIANGDIVIWQHLYPAIARHFGVDLAPPRPFPLAATMPAKEDVWRRIVEKHGLKPLGLAETVGASWLFADFVLGFGKKPSATVLSTIKLQQAGFHDCMDSEDAMIEWFRDLQARRILPV from the coding sequence ATGGGCGGCAAGGTCCTCATCGCCGGAGCGAGCGGCATCGTCGGCGGCGCGGCGGTGCGCCATTTCTGTTCCCTGCCCGGATGGGAGGTGGTGGCGCTGTCGCGGCGCGCGCCGGATTACGAACATTCGGCCCGGCACCTCTCCCTCGACCTGATGGACGCGGAAGCCTGCGAGAAGGCGGCCGCGGAGCGCTTCGGCGACGTCACGCACCTGGTCTATGCGGCGCTCTACGAGAAGGAGGACGTGATCGCGGGCTGGCGCGACCCGGAGCAGATGGCGGTCAACGACCGGATGCTGCGCAATCTGCTCGGACCGCTGGAGCGCGAAGCGAAGGGCCTGCGGCACGTATCCCTGATGCAGGGGGCGAAGGCCTATGGCGTGCACGTCCACCATCTGGAAAGCCCGGCGAAGGAACGCTGGCCGCGCGACCCCCACGACAACTTCTACTGGCTGCAGGAAGACTACCTGAAGGAACGCCAGCAGGCGGGCCACGGCTGGACCTGGACGATCTGGCGGCCGCATCTGGTCACCGGCTTCTCGCCCGGCAGCCCGATCAACATGCTGTTCGCCATGGGCGCCTACGCCGCAATCTGCCGGGAGGAAGGCCGGCAGATGGAATTCTCCGGCGGGCCGCCCTTCATCCAGCAGATGTCGGATTCACGGCTGATCGCGCGCGGCTTCGAATGGGCCGCCGACAACCCGGCGGCGGCGAACCAGCACTTCAACATCGCCAACGGCGATATCGTCATCTGGCAGCATCTCTACCCGGCGATCGCGCGGCATTTCGGCGTCGATCTGGCCCCGCCGCGCCCCTTCCCGCTGGCCGCGACCATGCCGGCGAAGGAGGATGTCTGGCGGCGGATCGTGGAGAAGCACGGGCTGAAACCGCTCGGTCTCGCCGAGACCGTCGGCGCGTCGTGGCTGTTCGCGGACTTCGTGCTGGGCTTCGGCAAGAAGCCCTCGGCGACGGTGCTGTCTACCATCAAGCTGCAGCAGGCGGGCTTCCACGACTGCATGGACAGCGAGGACGCCATGATCGAGTGGTTCCGCGACCTGCAGGCACGGCGGATACTGCCGGTGTAG
- a CDS encoding citryl-CoA lyase → MMGAKGAGATAIAKASRTKIRIRGHDLCDDLIGKVDFTTFFFLHLTGEMPNEKQVFFLNAMLVALAEHGLTPSAQAARMTLQAGPDAMQGAVAAGILGCGSVILGSAESCGRFLSQGVARVRAGESNDEVARAMVQGLRDQKKFLPGFGHPLHRPVDPRAVKLLALADEKGASGDHVAFLKAVAGVADGIYGREMVMNVNGPLPAILLDLDFPEAALKGISILCRTAGLIGHCVEELERPIGFRLAHLGDAGTVYDGPNPPEDL, encoded by the coding sequence ATGATGGGCGCCAAGGGCGCCGGCGCCACAGCCATCGCCAAGGCGAGCCGGACGAAGATCCGCATCCGCGGCCATGATCTCTGCGACGACCTGATCGGCAAGGTGGACTTCACCACCTTCTTTTTCCTGCATCTGACCGGGGAGATGCCGAACGAGAAGCAGGTCTTCTTCCTCAACGCCATGCTGGTGGCGCTGGCCGAGCACGGCCTGACGCCCAGCGCCCAGGCCGCGCGCATGACCCTGCAGGCCGGTCCCGACGCGATGCAGGGCGCGGTCGCCGCCGGCATCCTGGGCTGCGGCTCGGTGATCCTGGGCTCGGCGGAGAGCTGCGGGCGGTTCCTCTCGCAGGGCGTCGCCCGGGTCCGCGCCGGGGAGAGCAATGACGAGGTCGCCCGCGCGATGGTGCAGGGGCTGCGCGATCAGAAGAAGTTCCTGCCCGGCTTCGGCCACCCGCTGCACCGGCCGGTCGACCCGCGCGCTGTCAAGCTGCTGGCTCTGGCCGACGAGAAGGGCGCGTCGGGCGATCACGTCGCCTTCCTGAAGGCCGTGGCCGGCGTCGCCGACGGGATCTACGGCCGCGAGATGGTCATGAACGTCAACGGTCCCCTGCCGGCGATCCTGCTGGACCTCGACTTCCCCGAGGCGGCGCTGAAGGGCATTTCCATCCTCTGCCGCACGGCCGGACTGATCGGCCATTGCGTCGAGGAACTGGAGCGGCCCATCGGCTTCCGGCTGGCGCATCTGGGCGACGCCGGCACCGTCTATGACGGCCCCAACCCGCCCGAGGACCTGTAG
- a CDS encoding coniferyl-alcohol dehydrogenase — protein MALEHPVILTGSASGIGDATAKRLLDRGCKVISVDIKEPKQKVAEHHHCDMGDPAAIDALVKKLDGTYSSLLNVAGVPESVGGDTCMAINFFGLRMLTDALFDRIADGGTVVSVSSIAGNNWRKRRGPLSELLATEGFETGMDWWRKNKDAVGTDPYTFSKEAVVVYTMALAGRGLTRGIRVNDVGPGPVDTPLLPAFTEFAGAETMKTMIGMAGRAAQPEDIAEALVVLAEGEMGWVNGHHLIVDGGMSAGFSAGWQTAGK, from the coding sequence ATGGCGCTGGAACATCCGGTCATCCTGACGGGCTCGGCTTCTGGCATCGGCGACGCCACGGCCAAGCGGCTGCTGGACCGCGGCTGCAAGGTCATTTCCGTCGACATCAAGGAGCCGAAGCAGAAGGTCGCCGAGCATCATCACTGCGACATGGGCGACCCGGCGGCGATCGACGCGCTGGTGAAGAAGCTCGACGGCACCTATTCGTCGCTGCTGAACGTGGCGGGCGTGCCTGAATCCGTCGGCGGCGACACCTGCATGGCGATCAACTTCTTCGGCCTGCGCATGCTGACCGACGCGCTGTTCGACCGCATCGCCGACGGCGGCACCGTGGTCAGCGTCTCCTCCATCGCCGGCAACAACTGGCGCAAGCGCCGCGGTCCGCTGAGCGAGCTGCTGGCGACCGAGGGTTTCGAGACCGGCATGGACTGGTGGCGCAAGAACAAGGACGCGGTCGGCACCGACCCCTACACCTTCTCCAAGGAAGCGGTCGTGGTCTACACCATGGCGCTGGCCGGCCGCGGCCTGACCCGCGGCATCCGCGTCAACGACGTAGGCCCGGGCCCGGTGGACACGCCGCTGCTGCCCGCCTTCACCGAGTTCGCCGGCGCGGAGACGATGAAGACCATGATCGGGATGGCCGGCCGCGCCGCCCAGCCCGAAGACATCGCCGAAGCGCTGGTGGTCCTCGCCGAGGGCGAGATGGGCTGGGTCAACGGCCATCACCTGATCGTCGACGGCGGCATGTCGGCGGGCTTCTCGGCGGGCTGGCAGACCGCCGGCAAATGA
- a CDS encoding class D sortase — MTGDRMSRRRWLTRSAVLASAIGGLWLAGEGAWMAAKAELGQVLLQRAWDGNRDAPWSGADMSPLARLTAPALGVETIVLDSASGEAMAWGPGHVRGTALPGAPGLAAIAGHRDSHLAFLGDLGPGSEVVIERGGETHRFRVTGAEVVDSRTWRFPAERDGRPRLALSTCWPLDAQTPGPLRLIVHAEAIRA, encoded by the coding sequence ATGACCGGGGACCGCATGAGCCGGCGGCGCTGGCTGACGCGGAGCGCGGTGCTGGCGTCCGCCATCGGCGGCCTCTGGCTCGCCGGCGAGGGCGCGTGGATGGCCGCCAAGGCGGAACTGGGACAGGTGCTGCTGCAGCGCGCCTGGGACGGGAACCGGGACGCGCCCTGGTCCGGCGCCGACATGAGTCCGCTGGCGCGCCTCACGGCGCCCGCGCTCGGCGTCGAGACGATCGTGCTCGACAGCGCCTCCGGCGAGGCCATGGCCTGGGGACCGGGTCATGTGCGCGGCACCGCGCTGCCGGGCGCGCCGGGGCTGGCCGCGATCGCCGGACACCGCGATTCCCATCTCGCCTTTCTCGGCGATCTCGGGCCGGGATCGGAGGTCGTCATCGAACGCGGCGGCGAGACCCACCGCTTCCGCGTCACCGGCGCCGAGGTCGTCGACAGCCGGACCTGGCGCTTCCCTGCGGAACGGGACGGTCGGCCGCGGCTGGCGCTGTCCACCTGCTGGCCGCTGGACGCTCAGACGCCGGGACCGCTGCGCCTGATCGTCCACGCCGAGGCAATCCGCGCCTGA
- a CDS encoding marine proteobacterial sortase target protein, with translation MRIGIRELLRQGMRAALLAVVAAPALAQTPGGGLVALNDVASGSLLLRTDEPGRYVRAPLVASSFDIDISGPVVRATVTQRFRNVSDKWVDGRYAFPLPDESAVDSLKMRIGGRFIEGVVKERDQARRDYEQARTEGRKAALVEQQRPNLFTNDVANIGPGDVVVVEIAWLQTLAPADGAFELRLPLVVAPRYNPKPVVHAVDFGPGGWAIRDRVPGREAIESPLADPREQPEGTIYNPVIISVDLQAGFPLGAVESRHHDVTVARDGDEAATVTLDGAVPADRDFVLRWTPDVGAAPHAALFRESAGGRDYYLALLTPPEPEAVTDAPARDVIFVQDVSGSMDGESIRQAREGLAQALRRLEAEDRFNIVFFNDRMWRYAPDMVPATPGNIAKALSAVAAMRADRGTEMLPALEEALADATPGETDRLRQVIFLTDGAVGNEAQMLQAITAGLGRSRLFTVGIGSAPNSYFMTRAAELGRGAVVYVDDPTEVAGQMAALFAKIENPVLTDLRAALPDGAGDLSPDPLPDLYAGDPVVFAFHTPEGEAGTVSLTAGRGGDAFEWRIDLAQAAPRAGIAKLWARKHIRKLEALASSQVGWEMGREKLDATILQAALDHRLVSRLTSLVAVDVTPSRPDGVESTATEVPLNLPAGWNAERFLDAPAPAPQLRKAALPQAELARLSTAAAPQPSGAPVPRGSLDWRARVLAGLLLLLMAIAGWRLHRRWPAGRTT, from the coding sequence ATGCGGATCGGGATTCGGGAATTGCTGCGGCAGGGGATGCGGGCGGCGCTGCTCGCGGTGGTTGCCGCACCGGCGCTGGCCCAGACGCCGGGCGGCGGGCTGGTCGCGCTGAACGATGTGGCCTCGGGCAGCCTGCTGCTCCGGACGGACGAGCCCGGCCGCTATGTCCGCGCGCCGCTGGTCGCATCCAGCTTCGACATCGACATCTCCGGTCCGGTCGTCCGGGCCACCGTCACCCAGCGGTTCCGGAACGTGTCGGACAAATGGGTGGACGGCCGCTACGCCTTCCCCCTGCCCGACGAATCCGCCGTCGACAGCCTGAAGATGCGGATCGGCGGCCGCTTCATCGAGGGCGTGGTCAAGGAGCGGGATCAGGCGCGCCGCGACTATGAGCAGGCCCGCACCGAAGGCCGCAAGGCCGCCCTGGTGGAGCAGCAGCGCCCGAACCTGTTCACCAACGACGTGGCCAATATCGGTCCCGGCGATGTTGTGGTGGTGGAAATCGCCTGGCTGCAGACCCTGGCGCCGGCCGACGGCGCGTTCGAACTGCGCCTGCCGCTGGTGGTCGCGCCGCGCTACAATCCCAAGCCGGTCGTCCATGCCGTCGATTTCGGTCCGGGCGGCTGGGCGATCCGCGATCGTGTGCCCGGTCGGGAGGCGATCGAATCGCCGCTCGCCGATCCGCGCGAACAGCCGGAAGGAACCATCTACAATCCCGTCATCATTTCGGTCGACCTGCAGGCCGGCTTCCCACTGGGCGCGGTCGAGAGCCGCCACCATGACGTGACGGTCGCCCGGGACGGCGACGAAGCCGCGACGGTCACCCTGGACGGCGCGGTGCCGGCGGACCGGGATTTCGTGCTGCGCTGGACGCCGGACGTCGGCGCGGCGCCCCACGCGGCCCTGTTCCGGGAAAGCGCCGGCGGCCGCGACTACTACCTCGCCCTGCTGACGCCGCCCGAACCCGAAGCGGTGACGGACGCGCCGGCGCGCGACGTGATCTTCGTGCAGGACGTCTCCGGCTCGATGGACGGCGAATCGATCCGCCAGGCCCGGGAAGGACTGGCGCAGGCGTTGCGCCGCCTGGAGGCCGAGGACCGCTTCAACATCGTCTTCTTCAACGACCGCATGTGGCGCTACGCGCCCGACATGGTGCCGGCGACGCCCGGCAATATCGCGAAGGCGCTCTCGGCGGTCGCAGCCATGCGCGCCGACCGCGGCACGGAGATGCTGCCGGCGCTGGAGGAGGCGCTGGCCGACGCGACGCCCGGCGAGACGGACCGGCTGCGCCAGGTGATCTTCCTGACCGACGGCGCGGTGGGCAACGAGGCGCAGATGCTGCAGGCCATCACCGCCGGCCTCGGGCGGTCCAGGCTGTTCACGGTCGGCATCGGTTCTGCGCCCAACAGCTATTTCATGACCCGGGCGGCGGAACTCGGCCGCGGCGCGGTGGTCTATGTCGACGATCCGACCGAGGTGGCCGGCCAGATGGCGGCGCTGTTCGCGAAAATCGAGAACCCTGTGCTGACCGATCTCCGGGCCGCCCTGCCCGACGGCGCGGGCGACCTCTCTCCCGACCCCCTGCCCGATCTCTACGCCGGCGACCCGGTCGTCTTCGCCTTCCACACGCCGGAAGGCGAAGCGGGCACGGTGTCGCTCACCGCCGGCCGCGGCGGCGACGCCTTCGAATGGCGGATCGATCTGGCCCAGGCCGCGCCCCGCGCCGGCATCGCGAAGCTGTGGGCGCGCAAGCACATCCGCAAACTGGAGGCTCTGGCGTCAAGCCAGGTGGGCTGGGAGATGGGCCGAGAGAAGCTGGACGCGACGATCCTGCAGGCGGCGCTGGACCATCGCCTGGTCAGCCGGCTGACCTCGCTGGTCGCCGTCGACGTCACCCCCAGCCGTCCCGACGGTGTGGAATCGACCGCCACCGAAGTACCGCTCAACCTGCCTGCCGGCTGGAACGCGGAGCGTTTCCTCGACGCCCCGGCCCCCGCCCCGCAACTTCGCAAGGCGGCCCTGCCGCAGGCGGAACTTGCCCGGCTCAGCACCGCCGCCGCGCCCCAGCCCTCCGGCGCGCCGGTTCCCCGCGGCTCGCTCGACTGGCGGGCGCGGGTGCTGGCCGGGCTTCTTCTTCTCCTGATGGCCATCGCCGGCTGGCGGCTGCACCGCCGCTGGCCAGCCGGCCGGACCACCTGA
- a CDS encoding winged helix-turn-helix domain-containing protein, whose amino-acid sequence MEGNETKPSVSAALARRVLLQRQGLADAPGRKIYAGGVRELIERMGFVQVDSINTVERAHHMILFARNQTYRPDLLQRLLERERDLFENWTHDAAVIPTRFYPLWRRKFARDRDRLVERWRTWRREGFEERLDDVLAHVERNGPVMARDMTTERRPGGAWWDWHPSKTALEYLWRTGDLAICHRRGFQNAYDLSERVIPAEHRADAPDHDTWVDWLCRGALERLGVATPGELAQFWGLASVEEAKTWASGPAGRGFPRVLVGAVDGSRPREALAEPAVLDTHADDIALPPRLRMLSPFDPVLRDRKRALRLFGFDYRIEVFVPAANRRYGYYVFPMLEGDRLVGRIDMKREDGALAVRRIWWEPGVRVSSGRRQRLEAELDRVRRFIGADRIVFAPGSGGPD is encoded by the coding sequence ATGGAAGGGAACGAAACGAAACCATCGGTCAGTGCAGCGCTGGCCCGACGGGTGCTGCTGCAACGCCAGGGTCTCGCCGATGCGCCGGGACGGAAGATCTATGCGGGCGGCGTTCGGGAACTGATCGAGCGCATGGGCTTCGTCCAGGTCGACAGCATCAACACCGTCGAGCGCGCCCACCACATGATCCTGTTCGCGCGCAACCAGACCTACCGGCCGGACCTGTTGCAGCGCCTGCTGGAGCGCGAACGGGACCTGTTCGAGAACTGGACCCACGACGCCGCCGTCATCCCTACCCGCTTCTATCCCCTCTGGCGGCGCAAGTTCGCCCGCGACCGGGATCGTCTGGTCGAACGCTGGCGCACCTGGCGCCGCGAGGGCTTCGAGGAGCGGTTGGACGATGTACTGGCGCATGTCGAACGGAACGGCCCCGTCATGGCCCGCGACATGACGACGGAGAGGCGGCCCGGCGGCGCGTGGTGGGATTGGCATCCCTCCAAGACCGCGCTGGAATATCTCTGGCGCACCGGCGACCTGGCGATCTGTCACCGCCGCGGCTTCCAGAACGCCTACGACCTGAGCGAACGGGTCATCCCGGCCGAGCACCGGGCCGACGCGCCGGACCACGACACCTGGGTCGACTGGCTCTGCCGCGGCGCGCTGGAGCGGCTCGGCGTCGCAACGCCGGGGGAACTCGCCCAGTTCTGGGGGCTGGCTTCGGTCGAGGAGGCAAAGACGTGGGCCTCGGGCCCGGCGGGCCGCGGCTTCCCGCGCGTGTTGGTCGGCGCCGTCGACGGCAGCCGCCCCCGGGAGGCGCTGGCCGAGCCGGCGGTGCTGGACACGCACGCCGACGACATCGCCCTGCCGCCGCGCCTGCGCATGCTCAGCCCCTTCGATCCGGTGCTGCGCGACCGCAAGCGCGCGCTGCGGCTGTTCGGCTTCGACTACCGCATCGAGGTCTTCGTACCAGCTGCGAATCGCCGCTACGGCTACTACGTCTTTCCCATGCTGGAGGGGGACCGCCTGGTCGGCCGCATCGACATGAAGCGCGAGGACGGCGCGCTCGCCGTCCGCCGAATCTGGTGGGAGCCGGGTGTGCGGGTCTCGAGCGGCCGGCGGCAGCGGCTGGAGGCGGAACTGGATCGCGTCCGCCGCTTCATCGGCGCCGACCGTATTGTCTTCGCGCCCGGGAGCGGCGGCCCCGACTGA